A stretch of DNA from Nonlabens ponticola:
TAGGAACTCGTGGTTTGCACCACCTAGTGTATGAGGTTGTCGATAATTCTATCGATGAGGCCCTTGCTGGTTATTGCGACAATATAGAGGTCATCATCAACGAGGATAACAGTATCACAGTGACTGATGATGGTCGTGGTATTCCTGTTGATATTCACAAGAAGGAAGGCGTGTCTGCATTGCAGGTTGTAATGACCAAAATTGGTGCTGGTGGTAAGTTTGATAAAGATTCTTACAAGGTTTCTGGTGGACTGCACGGTGTTGGTGTAAGTTGTGTGAATGCACTCTCAGACCATTTGAAGGCTACCGTTTATCGTGATGGTAAAATATGGGAGCAAGAATATGAACGTGGCAAAGCCATGTATCCAGTAAAAGCCGTAGGCGATACAGATAAACGAGGTACGATGGTAACGTTCTTACCTGACCGCTCAATCTTCCAACAAACTACAGAATATAACTATGTAACGCTAGCCAATAGGTTGCGTGAGCTTGCTTTTCTTAATAAGGGAATCAAGATCGTTCTTATAGATCGACGCGTCAAGGATGAGAACGGCAATATTATAGAGGAAGTTTTTCAGTCAGAAGAAGGACTGAAAGAATTTATACGTTTTCTAGATGATACGCGTCATCCAATTATTGAGGATGTGATTTCCATGGAAGGTGAGAAGAATGGTATTCCGGTTGAGGTAGCCATGATCTATAACGATAGCTACTCAGAGAATTTGCACTCGTATGTAAACAACATCAATACGCATGAAGGTGGAACACATTTAAGTGGTTTCCGTCGCGGGTTGACTACTACACTTAAAAAATATGCAGATAATTCTGGATTGTTGGATAAGTTGAAGTTTGATATTCAAGGTGATGATTTCCGTGAAGGTCTTACAGCTATTGTATCTGTAAAAGTGCAGGAGCCGCAATTTGAAGGACAGACCAAAACCAAACTAGGTAATCGCGAGGTAACCAGCGCGGTTTCTCAAGCGGTATCTACCATGCTAGAAGATTATCTTGAGGAGCATCCCAATGATGCGAAAACTATTGTGCAAAAAGTAATCCTTGCCGCACAAGCACGTCACGCAGCCCGTAAGGCACGCGAGATGGTACAGCGTAAAACCGTGATGAGTGGTGGTGGACTACCAGGAAAACTTTCTGACTGTTCTGAAACTGATCCAGAGAAATGTGAAGTATTCCTTGTCGAGGGTGACTCGGCTGGTGGAACGGCGAAACAAGGTCGTGACCGTGAGTTTCAAGCAATTTTACCATTGCGTGGTAAGATCTTGAATGTGGAGAAAGCCATGCAGCACAAGGTTTTTGAAAATGAGGAAATACGCAACATATTTACCGCATTGGGTGTCACTATTGGAACCGAAGATGATTCTAAAGCGCTGAATCTTGAGAAACTGCGCTATCACAAGGTAGTCATCATGTGTGATGCAGATATTGACGGTTCTCACATTGCGACGCTAATACTTACCTTCTTTTTCAGATACATGCGCGAGCTTGTAGAAAATGGTTACATCTACATTGCAACGCCGCCATTGTACCTAGTGAAAAAAGGCGCTAAGAAGCGTTATGCATGGAGTGATAAAGAACGCGATGAGATTGCGGAGGAATTTGGCGGTGGTGCAAATATCCAGCGCTACAAGGGACTAGGCGAGATGAATGCAGACCAATTATGGGATACCACCATGAATCCTGAATTTAGAACACTGCGTCAAATAACGATTGACAGCCTACCAGAAGCTGATCGTGTATTCTCTATGTTGATGGGTGATGAAGTGCCACCTAGACGTGAGTTTATTGAGAAAAATGCTATTTATGCAAACATAGACGCCTAATACTGTTCAGGTTAAAACTATTATAATCCCGATGTGACACCGTTGCATCGGGATTTTTTAGTTCTATACTTGTGAGAAACATCTTTATATTACTACTATGAAAAAAGTACTGCTCACCTTCATATTAAGTGTCACTGCACTAATCGCAACTGCCCAAAATGGTATTACTGACGTGCTCGCCGCTGGAGTTGGAGCAGCAACGCTTTATACCGAATCCTATATTACGCCAGCTGCAGAAGCGTTTACCTATAATCAAGCTGCAGGTTGGTATAATGACTCCCGAGCACTTGATCAATGGAAATTCAAAGTGCAAATAAGAGCCAACGGTACATTCTCGCCAGATGAAGAGAGATCATTTGTATTAGATCCTGCGCAATACGAGGCACTAATTCAGGAATCTTATGATGAGCGCAATATTTTTGGTGCTGACGTAACCGTCACTTTTCAAGACGGTACTCAAAGACCACGTCGAGTTGCAACAGCACTAGGAACTAACGATCCAGACGAGTTTTTAGTAGTGAATACACAACTAGATCTTTTTGGTGTAGAAGAAGAATTTGAGATACAACTAGCACAAGGTTTGGGAAATGCAGGTTTAGACTTGGTTCCGTCTGCTTTTTTACAAGCTGGCGTTGGTCTAGGCTTTGGACTTGAAGCCAAGGTAAGATACACACCAGAGATCGAGGTAGATGAGGCTCGTATTCAATTATTAGGTGGTGGACTGCAATGGCAGTTGAGTGAAGTCCTAGATCCAGAAGATAAATTGCCACTAGAATTCTCCGTACTAGCAGCATATACACGTATTGATGCGTTGTATGATTTTGAAGATGGAGACTTGATTGAAGGAACTAATCAACGATTAGAGTCTGATACTAACAGTTATGTATTCTCTGCCATAGTGGGTACTGATTATAAAGTGCTCAATTTTTATGGTGGACTCAACTATGTGACTGGCAATACTCAAACTGATGTTTTAGGTACATATAGAGCGAGTACCACGTTTTCTGGTTTCACTTTGAGTCAAACATTCGTAGATCCTATATCAGTCGAGAGTAGTGTAAGCAGCCTTGTAGGAACAGTTGGGACTAAATTATCTTTAGGCTTTTTTGAAATAAGTGCAGATTATACGTTGGGAGCCTACGATACGGCAACCGCTGCGCTTAACTTTAAATTCTAGCATTAATAGAATTCGTATTTTTAACACATACTTAGAGCAATCAAATTATCTAGGTAGTATACTTAATTCAAACATTTAAAAACACATTATGAAAGTTACCGTAGTAGGAGCAGGCGCAGTAGGTGCCAGCTGTGCAGAATATATCGCGATCAAGAATTTTGCTAGCGAGGTTGTATTATTAGATATCAAGGAAGGTTTTGCTGAAGGTAAAGCTATGGATCTGATGCAAACTGCATCATTAAACGGTTTTGATACTAAAATTACTGGTGTAACAAATGATTATTCAAAAACTGCAGATTCCCACATCGCAGTCATCACATCAGGAATACCGCGCAAGCCAGGTATGACGCGTGAAGAATTGATAGGAATCAACGCAGGCATTGTAAAATCAGTTTCAAAAAGTATAGTAGAACAGTCACCCAACGTGATCCTAATCGTCGTATCAAATCCTATGGATACCATGACTTATCTAGCACATAGAGAGACTGGATTGCCTAAAGAACGTATCATAGGAATGGGCGGCGCACTAGACAGCGCACGTTTCAAATACAGACTTGCCGAAGCTCTCGAGGCTCCTATATCAGACGTTGATGGAATGGTAATAGGTGGTCACAGCGATAAAGGTATGGTGCCATTGACCAGACTGGCGACACGCAACAGCGTCCCAGCTTCAGAGTTCTTGAGCGATGAGCGATTGAACCAAGTAAAAGAAGATACTAAGGTAGGTGGCGCAACGCTAACCAAATTATTGGGTACCAGCGCATGGTACGCACCTGGCGCGGCTGTATCTGGATTGGTACAAGCAATTGCTTGTGACCAGAAAAAGATTTTCCCATGTAGCGCATTGCTGGATGGCGAGTACGGATTGTCAGACCTTTGTATAGGTGTGCCAGTAATTCTAGGAGCAAACGGTATCGAGAAAATCGTTGAGATTGAACTGTCGGACGATGAGAAAAACCATCTACATGAAAGTGCCGAAGGTGTCAAGAAAACAAATGCACTGATCTAGAAAAGATCATGTCAATTATTCAAAACAGGTCATGGACGCGACTCAAATTAGTGCTGCTCACCATGACCTGTTTTCTTATTACCGCTTGTCCAGAGTCCATCTACACTACTTATAAATTGGATCGCAAGGACGCCAGCCAGACGGCCGATGGCTTTTATAAATGTGAATTGGGTACCCTAACGCAGCTAGAAATCAAAGTAGGACATTTCTATAATTATGATAGAAAAACCTATCGTGGACCATTAGTTCTGATTAAGAAAAAGGACGATCCTAGAAACGCTATCCAGTTTTTGAAGAAAATACAGTCTGCAAACTATGGAGTATTACATTTGCTGGATTCCATACCTGATGATGTGCAGCGCAGTTTTTCTATAAATGAGATGTACGTGTATGGCCTGTCACCATTGTTGCATGACCAGCCCAATAAGCCATCCAGAAAGGCATTTGATCTAGTCACTATTTACACTGCACAAGGCAAGAATTTTGAGTTTATAAGCAAGTAGAATAAGCTATTTGTGTGATGGAATCTTTATCATTTTCCCATTACTTTGTGACCTCGTTCAAGAGCTAGCGTGCAACGAGCCAGTAAAGTGATACCGCTACTTTTTTATGTTGACTGGTTTGTTAATGATTACGCTTTCGCGAAAGCGGAATTACCCAGCTACCGCATCAATTTCACAAGGTGCTGATTACCAGTTAAATTGACTGCAAAATTTTAATTGTCTAGCGATCGATGAAAGCCTATATTTGCTCGTTCAAATTTTAACAACAATTAAAGATTTAGAGAATGCAAAATAAAGGACTGATCAGATTTTTTGCGATCATTTTTGCAGTAGTAAGTATCTATCAACTTACCTACACCGTTATCACCAACAAGGTTGAAAACGAGGCTGAAACTTATGCAGATAGCAGTGTCGATGAGGCCGCGCCAGATGCGAGTGCTCAATTTGAGGCCGCTAGAAAAAGATACCTCGACAGTGTGGCAAACCTTGAAGTTTGGGGTGGTTACACGACCTATGCAGATGCAAAGGATGATGAGCTCAAGAAAGGTCTTGACCTTAAAGGTGGTATCAATGTGATCCTCCAAATCTCTATAAGAGATCTTCTCGTGGGAATGGCAGATGGATCGACTGATGGGAACTTCCGTACGGCGCTTGATCGTGCAGATGAGCGCATCAAGGATGGTCAGCAAGATTACTTTGACTACTTCATTGAAGAGTTCAACGCCATTGAAGGTGCGCAGTTGGCATCACCAGATATTTTTGCAAATCAAGAGATGGAAGGTCGTATCAATTTTGATATGACAAATGATGAGGTTGAACCTATACTACGTGAGGAACTGCAGTCGTACATGGTGAGTGCTTTTGATGTATTGAGAAAGCGTATCGACAAATTTGGTACAACTCAACCTAATATCCAGCAGCTAGGAAATTCTGGTCGTATTCTTATCGAATTGCCAGGTGAGAAGGATGTAAAGCGTATCAAGCAACTACTCGTGAGTACTGCAAAGCTTGAATTCTGGCACGTGTATCGCGCGCAGGATGTGGTTCCTTACCTCGTCGCAGCAAACAACTTCTGGGCAGAAAAACTTACTGCCGAAAATGAGACAGCTGTCGATGATCAAGAGGATGAAATTGAAGCCGATGCTGATGATGTTATAGAACAAGATAACTCTATTGAGAGTCTATTGAATGATGATAATCTGGATGTTGACGAGGATGAAGATCTGGTTGATGAAGACAGATTGAATCAAAGTCCTATCATAGGCCGTATACTAGCACAGGGAAATCCTGGTGGTCCTATCATCGCTACCTTTAGAGCTAGTGATCAGGAAATTGTTGAAGGATTCTTGAATGATCCACAAGCCCGTGGCAACTTGAGTGCAGAGCAGCGCAACGTACGTTTTGCATGGGGCCGTCCTATTCTTAATGAAAAGTTGGGCTATGAATTGATTGACCTATATGCCATACGTGGTAACGCGCAAAACGAGGCGCCACTTTCTGGTGGTGTGATAACTGCAGCGTCACAAGAATACGACTTGAATAGTAATGTGATCGTGAACATGTCCATGAATGGAGAAGGCGCACGTATCTGGGAAGAAATGACGACTGAGGCGTTCCAAAATCAAACGCAAGTAGCGGTTGTTCTTGACAATACGGTTTACAGCGCACCTGGAATCAATGATGGTCCTATCGCTGGTGGTAACTCTCAAATCTCTGGTAATTTTACGGTTGCTGAGGCTGAAGATCTTGCTACGGTACTTAAAGCTGGTAAACTTCCTGCAAAAGCAGAAATTATTCAAAGTGAGATTATTGGCCCATCACTAGGTCAAGAAGCAATCAATAGTGGTTTATGGTCATTTGCCATTGCCTTGGTACTAGTGCTTGTGTGGATGTTCTTCTACTACGGTCGCGCTGGTTTGTATGCAGATGTTGCCTTGCTGGTAAATATCTTGTTCATTTTTGGTGCGTTGGCATCATTTGGAGCGGTATTAACATTGCCTGGAATTGCAGGTATTGTATTAACGATAGGTATATCGGTAGATGCTAACGTACTGATCTTTGAGCGCATACGTGAAGAACTTGCCAAAGGTAAATCACAAGCCGATAGTATCAAGGACGGTTTCAATAACGCATTGAGTTCTATTCTAGATGCAAACATCACGACGTTCTTGACGGCAGCGATTCTTTACATTTTTGGTACGGGTCCTATCCAAGGATTTGCTACAACCTTGATGATCGGTATTCTTACTTCATTGTTTACGGCCATCTTTATCACGCGTCTATTTATTGACGGTTATGGTAAGAATGGTAAGTCGTTAGCCTTTAGTACTGCGGTTACTAAGAACTGGTTCCGTAATGTGGATATAGACTTCTTGAAGAAGCGCAAGACAGCTTACTTGATTTCTGGTGTGTTTATCATAGGAAGTTTTATCTCACTAGCGACCTTGCAATTAAATCTTGGTATTGATTTCACTGGTGGTCGTAAGTATACGGTACGTTTTGATCAGGAAATGAATGCTACCGAGGTGACTAGCATCTTGAGTGCAGATGATGTCTTTGGCAGTGCAGAAGCCAAAACCTATGGTGCAGAGAACCAACTTGCTATTAGTACCAAATATGGTATTGATCAGGACGATAGTGAGGTAAGCAGTGAGATTGAGACTAAGCTTTACAACAACCTACAGCAGTTTCTGCCAGACGGTATGACTCAAGAAGAGTTTGTGGATGTAAGTATTGAGGATAAAGAATATGGTATCATGTCTAACTTCCAGGTTGGGCCTACCATAGCTGATGATATCTTGACAGGATCTCTATACGCGATTTTCGGGTCACTGATTGTAGTATTCCTCTATATCTTATTGCGTTTCCGTAGATGGCAGTTCTCATTGGGTGCAGTTGCAGCTGTGTTCCATGATGTCATTATTGTATTAGGAGTATTCTCTGCTACCTATAGCTTCTTACCGTTTAACATGGAGATCGATCAGGCATTTATTGCAGCGATCTTGACCGTAATAGGTTACTCCTTGAATGATACGGTGGTAGTGTTTGATAGAATACGTGAGTTTATTGCAGAGAAAACCAATTGGGATTTTGCAAGAACAGTGAACGGTGCGATAAGCAGTACGATCTCTCGAACGTTGAACACGTCATTGACTACTTTGATCGTACTTCTAGCAATCTTCACCTTTGGAGGTGAGAGCATACGTGGTTTCATGTTTGCCTTGATCATAGGTGTTATTGTGGGAACATACTCATCTGTATTTATCGCAACGCCTATCATGTATGATAGCTTGAGAAAATCAAAGGATCGCCCAAGAAAAGCGATTCCAGAAAAGGAAACGAAGTAATATCTAGTTCCTAGTATAACTGACAAAAACGCCTGAGATATCTCAGGCGTTTTTGTTTCTACAAATCTTATTTTAAAGGCTTAATTTTAAACCAATTACTGTTTTAAAAGTCTCAGATTAATGAAACTATCTATTGTTTTTTCTTTAGCTATTCTACTATTCGGTTGCAGCAGCCAAGACGATGATTTGACAACACAAGACGAGCCAACTGTTGCGTATCTAAAAGCCACTATTGTTTATGATGAGATAACTGGCGTGGACGATAATTTGTTGAGTTTTGATGTCTATTATCCAAATACGGATGATGCCGCCTTGCGTCCGGTAGTTTTTTACGTCCATGGTGGTGGGTGGCGTATAGGCGATAAAGCCAATAGTCTAGAGAACAAGATTGCTTTAGGCCAGCGAGAGGATTACATCCTAGTGAGTACTAATTACCGATTGAGTCCTAGTATTGCTGCCAATGATCCAGATAGAATAAAATACCCTATCCATAACAAGGATATTGCAACTGCTTTTAGGTGGGTCTATGATAATATCGCTCAATATAAAGGCAATCGAGAGCAAATTGCTTTATTAGGTCATAGCGCCGGTGCACAGATGGTTTCTTTAATGGGCACCAATGAGCAATTTCTCAACGAAGTAGGATTAGGTTTAGGTGATTTAAGCGGTGTCGCCAGTATTGATACAGAAGGTTATGACGTTCTAAGCCAGGTAGAAGATGGAAATGAAATATATATCAACGCTTTTGGAACAGATGAGCAACAAAATCGTGCAGCATCGCCACTATTGAATATTAATGATGTTGCTGATTACCCACCATTTTTTATTGCCAAAAGAGGCAGCAGTAGGCGCATCGCACAAGCCGATGATTTTATAAATAGCCTTGAACAAGTAGGAACTACCGTTGAGCAAATTACTGCCAACCAATATACGCATCAGGAAATCAATGTAGCCATAGGTATGATTGGTGAGACTGCCGTAACTGAGCCGCTAGCGGAATTTTTGGAGCGATGTTTTACAAGGTAATTCCCTTTAACGAAGGATTACTAAACATGTAATTATGCTTACAACGTCCTCTTATCTGTAAACCAGCTATCAGGTCTAAACATTAGGAACAAACCAAAAAGCACGAATGGAATACTCAACATCTGACCCGTATTGAGGCCAAAAATAAACTCGTCGCCACCTTCTACTTGTTTCACCTTTACATACTCTACAAAGAAGCGCACGGTAAATAACAGCACGAAAAACAAACCAAGGATATAGCCGCGTTTCTGGTACTTATCTGTTTTCCAGTACACGAGATACAGAATGATAAATACAGCTATATAACCTAAACCTTCATAGATCTGTGTAGGATGCCTGAATGGTATGGAAGCTAGCAAGTCTGTATATTGCGGTTGATTGACCAGCGCGTCTATTGCCTGATCTGTATCGCGTATGCCTGTTTGATACAAGGCATCACGCACTTCATCTGCACCAGTATCTCTCACAAATTTGAACGCCCAATCAACATCTGTTTTTTTACCGTAGATCTCGCTATTCATGAGGTTACCCATGCGCACAAAAAATCCACCTATCGCGGTAGGAACCACCAATCGATCCAGCGACCAGAACATGTGTTTTTTAGTATGCTTGCGGCTGTAAAAGAACATGGCAATAATAATTCCCAGCGCAGCACCATGACTAGCCATACCAGCAAAACCAGTCCATTCAAAAGGATTTAATCTAAACGGTAGAAAAACATGCAGTGGATCTGTAAATAGAACGCTTGTTTCATAAAACAAGTAATGACCTATACGCGCACCAGCAAGACAGCCAACAACGGTATACATGAATAAGGGATCCATTTTATCCTTGTCAATGCCTTCTCTATCAAACATAGGCTTGATAATGTACCAGCCTAGTACAAAGGCAATCACATAAGAAAGACTGTAAAAGTGAATGGTAAAAAATCCTAGATCAATTCCCTCTAGCGGATTCCAAATTACTTTGAGTGGTAGCATGAATAGATATTAGCACCGCTAAAATACTACATTGATTTGCGATGGGCGAATGTGACTTGAACGTAGTTTCAAATAAGATGATAATGTCGTCTAGACACTGAAATAAATTCAGTGTGACAGCAAGTAGTTTTGTCCTGCTGAGCTCTTGATATGTTCTAAAACCACCATTTCGAGCGGCAGTCGAGAAACGGTGGTAGGTCTAGTCGAGACACTGAAATAACACTTCGACATAGCTCAATGTAAAATCCAGCGTGATAGCAAATATTTTGTCTATTTCACGGCACAGGATCATAACCCTTGCCGCCCCATGGATGACAGCTGGCGATGCGTTTTATTCCTAGCCAGCCACCTTTAAAAAGTCCATGTTTTTGCAGGGCTTCTAGCGTATATTGAGAACAAGTAGGACTATATCTACAACTTGCTGGTGTATAAGGCGATATGGCAGCACGGTAAAATTGCACCAACCAGATAAATGGCATCGTGTACCAGCGCGGTTTCATTTACTTGATAGTATAAGTCGTGCCGTCTGCGCCGTCCTTGAGTTGGATGCCAGCTTCCTGTAACTCATCACGTATCTTATCACTTGTCTCAAAATCCTTACGAGCCCTTGCGGTAGCACGCAGATCGATGATCAATCGCATAGCCGCGTCCATAGGTGCTTCATTAGTAGCTGTGTTTTGTTCTTCTTTTAAAGGAATTCCCAATACATCTTCCATGAAAGCATGTAACTGCGCTTTCAGTAGATTGAGATCTTCGGCAGTGATGGTCTCGTTATTTTCCTTAACGGCGTGAATCTTTTTGACGGCTTCAAACAATTCTGCTACAAGAATAGGTGTATTGAAGTCATCATTGAGCGCAGCGTAGCAACGGCTATTCCAGCCTTTAAAATCAACAGTCGAGGTAGAAGAGACTTCTAGATCATCCAATAGTTTTACGGCTTCTTTAAGTCGATTCAAGCCTTTTTCTGCAGCTGCGATGGCATCATTACTAAAATCTAAAACAGATCGATAATGCGCCTGCATCATAAAAAAGCGTACCACGCTAGGCGCAAACGCCTTTTCCATAAAGTCGTTGTCGCCTGTGAAAAGTTCGGCTGGTAGGATGCTGTTACCGGTTGACTTTGACATTTTTTTGCCCTCAAGCGTCAACATGTTAGTATGCATCCAGTAATTGACTGGGCTGTGACCATGTGCCGCCTCACCTTGTGCAATCTCGCACTCGTGATGCGGGAATTTAAGATCCATACCACCACCATGAATGTCAAAGGTCTCGCCTAGATATTTGGAACTCATCACCGTACATTCTAGGTGCCATCCTGGGAAACCATCGCCCCATGGACTAGGCCATCTCATAATATGTTCTGGAGATGCTTTTTTCCACAAGGCAAAATCCTGTGGGTTTTCTTTCTCGCTTTGCGCTGCAAGTTCACGTGTATTGGCGATCATGTCTTCCAAATTGCGACCGCTCAATTTACCATACTGGTGATCCTCATTGAATTTGATCACATCAAAATAAATGGAGCCATTACGCTCATATGCATAACCTTTATCCAGAATCGATTTGATGATCTCAATCTGTTCTACGATGTGTCCCGTTGCGGTAGGCTCAATATTAGGCGGTAACGCATTGAATTTTTTCATCACGTTATGAAAGTCCAGCGTGTATTGCTGCACTACTTCCATAGGCTCAATTTTTTCTAGTCGTGCCTTTTTTGAGATCTTGTCCTCACCTTGATCTGCATCGTCGGTCAGGTGTCCAGCATCAGTGATATTACGCACATATCTCACCTTGTAGCCCAGGTGCAATAGGTAGCGATAGATCATGTCAAAGCTTATGAACGTACGGCAGTTTCCTAGATGCACGTTGCTATATACGGTAGGTCCACAAACATACATTCCTATGCGTCCTTCATGGATGGATTTGAATGCCTCTTTCTCGCCGCTCATAGAATTGTAGAGCTTCAATTCTTGCTGTTTGTATAAAGCCATGATCTGTGGTTAGTTGTTTTTGGGTTTGTTACGCTTTCGCGAAAGCGTAATTATCATCATCATCACTGCAATTATCTAGAATTGCGTGGGCATCTTGATGTAGTCTAGAAACTCTCTTTTTACCTGGACGTCCTTAAAAGCACCGCCAAATTCTCCGGTCACCGTACTGCTATCAATATCGCGTATGCCGCGGCTATTAACGCACAAATGTTTTGCATCAATAACGCAGGCAACGTCTTGTGTATTGAGCACCTGTTGTAACTCACGTACGATTTGAATGTTTAATCGTTCCTGTACTTGTGGTCGTTTTGCATAATAATCCACTATGCGGTTCATTTTTGAAAGGCCTACTACATTGCCGTTTGATATGTAGGCGACATGGGCGCGACCCACTATTGGTAATAAGTGATGCTCACAGGTAGAGTAAAGGACGATGTTCTTCTCGACCAGCATCTCGCCATATTTGTACTTGTTTTCAAAGGTGCTGGCGCTAGGTTTTTTCTCTGGTCGCAGGCCTCCAAAAATCTCATTCACAAACATCTTTGCAACGCGATTGGGCGTTCCTTTCAAACTATCGTCTGTCATGTCCATGCCCAAAGTTTGTAGGATGTTGTGCACATCTTTTTTAATGGACTCAATCTTTTCTTGATCAGTCAAGTCAAATGCATCCTCGCGCAATGGTGTTTGCTCGTTTGAGGATAAGTGATCCTGATCATCTATGTCTGTAATCAAATCTTCTATTTTCATGGGTAAATTATTGCCATCAAACATGGCAACTAGATACAAATTTACGACTTACAGGGCAATAAATGGACGCCAGCATGCATTCTAAAGGCATGCGCTTTTACCGCCTTTTGCATCTTTAAATAGCGATATTTGA
This window harbors:
- the yidD gene encoding membrane protein insertion efficiency factor YidD, encoding MKPRWYTMPFIWLVQFYRAAISPYTPASCRYSPTCSQYTLEALQKHGLFKGGWLGIKRIASCHPWGGKGYDPVP
- the cysS gene encoding cysteine--tRNA ligase, which translates into the protein MALYKQQELKLYNSMSGEKEAFKSIHEGRIGMYVCGPTVYSNVHLGNCRTFISFDMIYRYLLHLGYKVRYVRNITDAGHLTDDADQGEDKISKKARLEKIEPMEVVQQYTLDFHNVMKKFNALPPNIEPTATGHIVEQIEIIKSILDKGYAYERNGSIYFDVIKFNEDHQYGKLSGRNLEDMIANTRELAAQSEKENPQDFALWKKASPEHIMRWPSPWGDGFPGWHLECTVMSSKYLGETFDIHGGGMDLKFPHHECEIAQGEAAHGHSPVNYWMHTNMLTLEGKKMSKSTGNSILPAELFTGDNDFMEKAFAPSVVRFFMMQAHYRSVLDFSNDAIAAAEKGLNRLKEAVKLLDDLEVSSTSTVDFKGWNSRCYAALNDDFNTPILVAELFEAVKKIHAVKENNETITAEDLNLLKAQLHAFMEDVLGIPLKEEQNTATNEAPMDAAMRLIIDLRATARARKDFETSDKIRDELQEAGIQLKDGADGTTYTIK
- the folE gene encoding GTP cyclohydrolase I FolE — its product is MKIEDLITDIDDQDHLSSNEQTPLREDAFDLTDQEKIESIKKDVHNILQTLGMDMTDDSLKGTPNRVAKMFVNEIFGGLRPEKKPSASTFENKYKYGEMLVEKNIVLYSTCEHHLLPIVGRAHVAYISNGNVVGLSKMNRIVDYYAKRPQVQERLNIQIVRELQQVLNTQDVACVIDAKHLCVNSRGIRDIDSSTVTGEFGGAFKDVQVKREFLDYIKMPTQF